One Maniola hyperantus chromosome 17, iAphHyp1.2, whole genome shotgun sequence DNA window includes the following coding sequences:
- the LOC117990277 gene encoding uncharacterized protein, with protein sequence MPRTPRCLVCLALVALLAARAAGVEEDCIDWEGKSVPHGLLYVPGPGVCSICVCYHAEPMWCKAIYCDPPYFCKNFRVGERCCEFECLDPPGEDTRYRERQRLRALILAGNSSATQVKPSLRLKAGISLIAVAVARMV encoded by the exons ATGCCACGCACGCCTCGCTGCCTCGTATGCCTCGCGCTCGTCGCGCTACTCGCCGCACGAGCCG CGGGTGTAGAAGAAGACTGTATAGACTGGGAGGGCAAGTCTGTGCCGCACGGGCTGCTCTACGTGCCAGGACCCGGCGTGTGCTCCATCTGCGTGTGCTACCACGCAGAGCCCATGTGGTGCAAGGCCATTTACTGCGACCCCCCTTAT TTCTGCAAAAACTTCCGAGTGGGCGAGCGTTGCTGCGAGTTCGAATGCCTCGACCCCCCAGGCGAAGACACGAGGTACCGCGAGAGACAACGTCTCCGAGCCCTGATCCTGGCCGGCAACTCTTCAGCCACGCAAGTCAAACCCTCGTTACGACTGAAGGCTGGCATCTCTCTAATAGCTGTGGCCGTCGCGAGAATGGTTTGA